The following are from one region of the Candidatus Bathyarchaeota archaeon genome:
- a CDS encoding DUF2330 domain-containing protein: MRLAIALIALPIILLNCVSQVYADRGTIPIMNVDVYGPGQKAIIAWNGEVERLILSTDLYASLETKVLELMPLTSKPNVEVVDLKIFEEIQILMMRKMPRTISPEYKGGLEIIFHEKIGPHDITVLKATSTEELSRFITDYTIKMGISHIPPVSEGTYAILKDYLMRGFNYWVLDLVDIPSTKRSIEPIAYEFKSETLYYPMKISATTKGPIRINLYLITPEPLNENNIPAKMQIAKYLPSNQNVQFKLSKEDLATIDLKIQRLFDGEAWFTAVKYEGDTRNIDFDLEISKGPAKCRAISVRTDENEYLLGENVKVKVDFTHLNPGCVEVDVIHLHQIRLEILDPTDEAVSTWQWNTNSDLQNTVTWTTSKAGEYIIKAGSYWDGERLEVENQVHIRVLRSGLYDPNEAGWILSGIVVLVTFIIAIALTSHILIQIRRFQK; the protein is encoded by the coding sequence ATGAGGTTAGCCATAGCGCTTATCGCCCTACCAATAATCCTGCTGAACTGTGTTTCTCAGGTCTATGCTGACAGGGGAACCATCCCGATTATGAATGTTGACGTTTACGGTCCTGGACAGAAGGCCATCATAGCTTGGAACGGCGAAGTTGAAAGGCTCATCCTCTCAACAGACCTCTATGCGAGTCTCGAGACTAAGGTTCTTGAGTTGATGCCACTCACATCGAAGCCGAATGTTGAGGTGGTGGACCTCAAAATTTTCGAAGAAATACAGATATTAATGATGAGGAAGATGCCGAGAACAATATCCCCTGAATATAAGGGTGGGTTGGAGATAATATTCCATGAAAAAATTGGACCCCACGACATCACCGTTCTGAAAGCAACCTCAACTGAGGAGCTGAGCAGATTCATAACCGACTACACGATCAAGATGGGCATATCACATATTCCACCAGTCAGTGAGGGAACATACGCGATCCTTAAGGATTACTTGATGCGAGGATTCAACTATTGGGTTCTAGACCTCGTCGATATACCTTCGACAAAAAGAAGCATCGAACCCATCGCCTACGAATTCAAGTCTGAAACACTTTACTACCCCATGAAAATATCCGCCACTACAAAAGGACCGATAAGAATCAACCTCTACCTGATAACCCCAGAACCCTTGAACGAGAACAATATCCCGGCCAAGATGCAGATTGCAAAATACCTTCCAAGCAACCAGAATGTTCAGTTCAAACTATCAAAAGAAGATCTGGCGACCATAGACCTGAAAATCCAGAGACTCTTCGACGGTGAAGCATGGTTCACAGCAGTAAAATATGAAGGTGACACAAGAAATATAGACTTCGACCTTGAGATCTCGAAAGGTCCAGCGAAATGTCGAGCCATATCGGTCAGGACAGACGAGAACGAATATTTGTTGGGGGAGAACGTAAAGGTAAAGGTCGACTTTACCCACCTAAACCCTGGCTGCGTCGAAGTAGACGTCATCCACCTTCATCAGATACGCCTAGAAATATTAGACCCAACCGATGAAGCTGTCAGCACCTGGCAGTGGAATACAAACAGTGACTTACAAAACACGGTCACTTGGACAACAAGTAAGGCCGGAGAATACATTATTAAAGCAGGATCATATTGGGATGGAGAGAGATTGGAGGTTGAGAATCAGGTTCATATAAGAGTCTTGAGGAGCGGCCTTTACGATCCAAATGAGGCTGGGTGGATACTCTCAGGAATCGTAGTATTGGTTACATTCATCATCGCCATCGCCCTCACATCACATATCCTCATCCAAATCCGAAGATTTCAAAAATAA
- a CDS encoding DUF86 domain-containing protein, translating into MRQAESLNVVDHVALSALRWEVYRCLQDILDAMAMIVADMGLRKPSTYVGLAETMLDGMVIDVSKAEIAKRIVVARNILAHAYRKLSKKDLESVVKDVLPSAKILVETLLSYVESNRLDPPSSITDPASTVFKEHRVKLAYFFGSRSRGVFRLDSDYDYAVLFGRDANMLDEIDLTMDLAEMLRVPVDSVNVVALDFADLSIIYRVLKEGRLLYCEDEGFKRNWERRTLLEILDSGDLRDLLRSR; encoded by the coding sequence ATGAGGCAGGCAGAATCATTGAATGTTGTTGACCATGTCGCATTATCTGCTTTGAGGTGGGAGGTTTACCGTTGCCTTCAGGACATTTTGGACGCTATGGCCATGATTGTGGCAGATATGGGTTTGAGAAAGCCCAGCACCTACGTCGGTTTAGCGGAGACTATGCTTGATGGTATGGTTATAGACGTGTCTAAAGCTGAGATTGCAAAGAGAATCGTCGTTGCCAGAAATATCTTGGCGCACGCATACCGCAAGCTGTCGAAGAAGGATTTAGAGAGTGTGGTTAAAGATGTTTTGCCCAGCGCCAAGATCTTGGTTGAGACTCTTCTAAGTTACGTTGAGTCGAATCGCTTGGATCCCCCATCTTCCATAACAGACCCCGCCTCAACAGTCTTTAAAGAGCATAGGGTGAAGTTGGCCTACTTCTTTGGTAGCAGGTCCAGGGGAGTCTTCAGACTTGATAGCGACTACGACTACGCTGTTTTATTTGGTCGAGACGCTAACATGCTTGACGAGATTGATCTCACAATGGATTTAGCGGAGATGTTGAGGGTTCCAGTAGACTCGGTGAATGTTGTTGCATTAGACTTTGCAGATCTAAGCATCATATACAGAGTCCTTAAAGAGGGGAGACTCTTATACTGTGAGGATGAAGGCTTCAAGAGGAATTGGGAGAGGAGGACTCTCTTGGAAATTCTAGACAGCGGAGACCTCAGAGACCTGCTCAGATCTCGTTAA
- a CDS encoding nucleotidyltransferase domain-containing protein — MLPRERLRREADKLLNSFLKDIQHLNPRCVIVFGSYVRGDFTESSDIDVCVIAQNLPEDELSRRTLAGLNRTPKIRAIGFYPEEFLRYLENQRFLAYDIVSEGKPVFDDGFYATLKTTYDKCVKEYGLTRDEAGWRVAVNGGPKVE; from the coding sequence TTGTTGCCGAGAGAGAGGCTGCGAAGAGAGGCCGATAAGCTCCTCAACTCTTTCTTGAAGGACATTCAACATTTGAATCCTAGATGTGTGATAGTCTTTGGTTCCTATGTTAGAGGAGACTTTACTGAGAGCAGCGACATAGATGTCTGCGTGATAGCCCAGAACCTACCTGAAGACGAGTTATCCAGGAGGACCCTAGCAGGACTCAACAGGACTCCAAAGATCAGGGCTATAGGCTTCTATCCAGAAGAGTTTCTACGTTATCTTGAGAATCAGCGGTTCCTAGCCTACGATATAGTCTCAGAAGGCAAGCCAGTATTTGATGATGGATTCTACGCCACTCTCAAAACGACTTACGATAAATGTGTAAAGGAGTACGGGTTAACAAGAGATGAGGCTGGGTGGAGAGTAGCGGTTAATGGTGGACCTAAGGTTGAATAG
- a CDS encoding HEPN domain-containing protein yields MERSLDLLKDAEDFLGAAEDLYKTGRWAKVCFNCQQSAELALKAALNSLGLERRGHDLSELLSELVKYSEELKRFQDAVKKLDQYYIPTRYANTFFSGSAMEHYTKSQAEEALQYAREIFREAEGIVAEREAAKRGR; encoded by the coding sequence ATGGAGAGATCTCTAGACCTTCTGAAAGATGCTGAAGACTTCTTAGGGGCTGCTGAAGACCTATACAAGACTGGAAGGTGGGCTAAGGTCTGTTTCAACTGCCAACAGTCTGCAGAGTTAGCCTTGAAGGCGGCGTTGAACTCTCTCGGACTTGAAAGGAGGGGACACGACCTATCTGAATTGTTGAGTGAACTGGTGAAATATAGTGAAGAACTGAAGAGGTTCCAGGACGCCGTCAAGAAGCTCGACCAATACTACATCCCAACAAGATATGCAAACACATTCTTCAGCGGTTCAGCGATGGAGCATTACACTAAGAGTCAAGCTGAGGAGGCACTGCAATATGCGCGAGAGATATTTAGAGAGGCGGAAGGCATTGTTGCCGAGAGAGAGGCTGCGAAGAGAGGCCGATAA
- a CDS encoding PIN domain-containing protein: MRSGLLIADLTSEIAKEAVLLKCRHPNIPIGDCILASIAQARKGKILSGDEHFDEIRGISRTWI, translated from the coding sequence ATTAGAAGCGGCCTCCTGATAGCTGACCTTACTAGTGAGATAGCCAAGGAGGCAGTGCTGCTGAAATGCCGCCACCCAAACATTCCAATTGGAGACTGCATATTAGCCTCCATAGCCCAGGCAAGGAAGGGAAAAATATTATCTGGCGATGAACACTTTGACGAGATCAGAGGAATATCGAGGACCTGGATATAA
- a CDS encoding AbrB/MazE/SpoVT family DNA-binding domain-containing protein encodes MIFSSRSAMGFIVKVTRRGRITLPSEYREKLGIKEGDKLLIEEVEWKLLVCRIPDLLDLTGVDSGYGTVEEAKKMIERMRREY; translated from the coding sequence GTGATTTTTAGCAGTCGATCAGCGATGGGTTTTATTGTGAAGGTTACAAGGAGAGGCCGAATAACTCTCCCCTCAGAGTACCGTGAAAAACTTGGAATCAAGGAAGGCGACAAACTGTTGATTGAAGAGGTTGAGTGGAAACTATTGGTTTGCCGTATACCTGACTTGCTCGACCTCACCGGTGTCGATTCAGGGTACGGCACCGTGGAGGAGGCTAAGAAGATGATAGAGAGGATGAGGAGAGAGTACTAG
- a CDS encoding nucleotidyltransferase domain-containing protein, producing MQRFAARLHSEFGVEHVLVFGSTARGDRLKDSDVDLIIVSDSFAGLPVPERQGMVQRIWDGPEELQALTYTPDEFDAVSKRSTAQQILSYALEITPPRNNICPRCGRKGSPQIKKIKNRSGKNYPYLYYAHYKSVRLEWCYIGRKYNSDVKPTRMKGKDVKCRRLLT from the coding sequence CTGCAAAGGTTCGCAGCTAGGCTCCACTCAGAGTTTGGAGTGGAGCATGTGTTGGTCTTCGGCTCAACAGCCAGAGGGGACAGGCTAAAAGACAGCGACGTCGACCTGATAATTGTATCAGACAGTTTTGCAGGATTACCGGTGCCTGAGAGGCAAGGTATGGTGCAGAGGATTTGGGATGGACCAGAAGAACTCCAAGCCCTGACCTACACACCTGACGAATTCGATGCGGTCTCGAAGAGATCGACTGCCCAACAGATCCTATCCTACGCCCTAGAGATCACGCCGCCGAGGAACAATATATGTCCAAGATGCGGTAGGAAGGGTTCACCCCAAATCAAAAAGATCAAGAACCGTTCAGGAAAGAATTACCCATACCTATACTACGCCCACTACAAGAGTGTAAGATTAGAATGGTGCTATATCGGAAGAAAATATAATTCCGATGTCAAGCCTACAAGAATGAAAGGAAAAGATGTAAAATGTAGGAGATTACTCACATAA